In the genome of Terribacillus sp. FSL K6-0262, one region contains:
- a CDS encoding Ger(x)C family spore germination protein: MKKLILILLAIQLTIILGGCYDRKELEEQAYVISVGIDKTDKDKIFRFTFEMSNPEVGSSVANSSTTEPPQEIVSVLGSNFFSAMSAANASVAKAITLDQARVVIVSQELARSKEFINVMQSAPSTVDLRLNAQLVISKEKAEDFIKQNKPKLETRPHKYFQFMLDRAKETGVIPDAPLVRYFQITEGDADLFIAPFATNDKDPKEEYGEEDRFKAGEVQLKGSNPTQFMGSAVFKEGQMIDTLTGEETRFCLMFDKTQPLEEIIATYQDPLRPDFGITARVQVAKAKVKIDYKPDNKTNIDVFVNVHMNIAAVPSTENYMLNSRHRKILHDSLEKQLHDSASKLIRKTQDEYKLEPFYWSLHIRSKFLTIKDYEKADWSKKIYPNANIRLHIKVKSMEFGKILRESDLREVRD; the protein is encoded by the coding sequence ATGAAAAAGCTTATCCTCATCCTCTTAGCAATACAGCTGACCATCATTCTCGGAGGCTGTTACGACCGTAAGGAATTGGAAGAGCAGGCCTACGTCATCAGCGTTGGGATCGATAAGACAGACAAAGACAAAATCTTTCGTTTCACATTTGAAATGTCCAACCCTGAAGTAGGCAGCTCCGTCGCAAATTCATCCACTACAGAGCCGCCTCAAGAGATAGTCAGTGTATTAGGTTCAAACTTTTTTTCTGCCATGAGCGCTGCCAATGCATCCGTGGCAAAAGCGATAACCTTGGATCAAGCCCGGGTCGTCATCGTTTCCCAGGAATTGGCTCGTTCAAAGGAATTCATCAATGTGATGCAATCCGCACCAAGTACAGTGGATTTGAGACTCAATGCACAGCTCGTCATCAGCAAGGAGAAAGCCGAGGATTTCATCAAGCAAAATAAACCGAAATTGGAGACTCGACCACATAAGTATTTCCAATTCATGCTGGATCGAGCCAAAGAAACAGGGGTTATTCCCGATGCCCCCCTGGTTCGGTACTTTCAGATCACGGAAGGCGATGCAGATCTCTTCATTGCACCCTTTGCCACCAATGACAAGGACCCCAAAGAGGAATATGGAGAAGAAGACCGATTCAAGGCTGGCGAGGTTCAATTAAAAGGAAGTAACCCTACACAATTCATGGGATCGGCCGTATTCAAGGAGGGACAGATGATCGATACCTTGACAGGGGAAGAAACACGTTTTTGCCTGATGTTTGATAAGACGCAGCCTCTGGAAGAAATCATAGCAACCTACCAAGATCCGCTAAGGCCTGACTTTGGAATAACTGCCCGTGTACAAGTCGCCAAAGCGAAAGTGAAGATAGACTATAAGCCCGATAACAAGACAAATATTGATGTATTTGTCAATGTGCATATGAATATTGCCGCTGTTCCAAGCACAGAAAACTATATGCTCAATTCTCGCCACAGGAAAATCCTGCATGATTCACTTGAAAAACAATTGCATGACAGCGCAAGCAAATTAATCAGAAAAACACAGGATGAATATAAACTGGAGCCCTTTTACTGGTCGCTGCATATCAGGAGCAAATTCCTGACAATCAAGGATTATGAAAAAGCTGATTGGTCGAAAAAAATCTATCCAAATGCAAATATCCGACTGCACATCAAAGTAAAAAGCATGGAGTTCGGTAAGATCCTGCGGGAATCCGATTTGAGAGAGGTGCGGGATTGA
- a CDS encoding deoxynucleoside kinase, with the protein MHELPFIAVEGPIGVGKTSLAKRIADHFQYALLKEIVEENPFLGKFYENIEEWSFQLEMFFLTNRYKQLNDIRKDYLSQDQPVVADYHIAKNMIFAQRTLAAPEFNKYSRIFSILTEDIPLPNMVIYLDASLETLLERIEMRAREAEQHIQPDYLEQLASDYRTFMDRFEQENPHIPVLRLNGDELDFVKNEQDWKYICDRISSHLDKGVTSS; encoded by the coding sequence ATGCACGAGCTGCCATTTATTGCAGTGGAAGGCCCCATCGGTGTCGGAAAGACATCATTGGCTAAACGAATCGCGGATCATTTTCAGTATGCACTGCTGAAGGAAATCGTGGAAGAAAATCCGTTTCTCGGTAAATTCTACGAGAACATCGAAGAATGGAGCTTCCAGCTGGAAATGTTCTTTTTGACAAATCGGTACAAGCAGCTGAATGACATTCGCAAGGACTATCTTTCCCAGGATCAGCCGGTGGTTGCAGACTATCATATTGCTAAAAATATGATTTTTGCCCAGCGCACACTAGCTGCTCCGGAGTTTAATAAATACAGCAGGATTTTCTCCATTTTGACCGAAGACATCCCGCTGCCCAATATGGTGATTTACTTGGATGCCAGCCTGGAGACGCTGCTGGAACGGATCGAAATGCGTGCCCGGGAGGCGGAACAGCATATCCAGCCGGATTACTTGGAGCAACTGGCATCCGATTATCGCACCTTCATGGATCGATTCGAACAAGAGAACCCGCATATCCCCGTGCTTCGCCTGAATGGAGATGAACTGGATTTTGTGAAGAACGAACAGGATTGGAAGTATATTTGTGACAGGATCTCCTCTCACTTGGATAAAGGAGTAACATCATCATGA
- a CDS encoding deoxynucleoside kinase, with translation MNLREKYHIPADSVITIAGTVGVGKSTMTQALSEALNFRTSFEKVDGNPYLDKYYADFERWSFHLQVYFLAERFKEQKRIFEYGGGFIQDRSIYEDTGIFARMAYEEGNMSKVDYETYRSLFDAMVMTPYFPHPDLLIYLEGSFDHIISRIKQRGREMEQQTPISYWEEMFNRYEKWINDFNACPVLRVNIADYDLFNPNTSIEPILEKVGHFIQHSRKWTSRQPSK, from the coding sequence ATGAACCTTAGAGAGAAATATCATATTCCTGCAGATAGTGTCATCACTATTGCAGGTACAGTCGGTGTCGGGAAATCGACTATGACGCAAGCCTTGTCCGAAGCTCTGAATTTCCGTACAAGCTTCGAGAAAGTGGATGGAAATCCATACTTGGATAAATATTACGCTGATTTTGAACGCTGGAGTTTTCATCTTCAAGTTTATTTCTTAGCAGAACGCTTCAAAGAACAAAAAAGAATCTTTGAATATGGCGGCGGCTTCATCCAAGACCGTTCCATCTATGAAGATACTGGCATCTTTGCCCGAATGGCGTATGAAGAAGGAAATATGTCAAAGGTTGACTATGAGACATATCGCTCCCTCTTTGATGCCATGGTAATGACACCATACTTCCCGCATCCCGATCTGCTGATCTACTTGGAAGGATCCTTTGATCATATCATCAGCCGCATCAAGCAGCGCGGTCGGGAAATGGAACAGCAAACGCCTATCAGCTATTGGGAAGAAATGTTCAACCGCTATGAAAAATGGATCAATGATTTCAATGCTTGTCCGGTACTGCGAGTCAATATAGCAGACTATGATCTTTTTAATCCGAATACATCCATCGAACCTATCTTAGAAAAGGTCGGCCATTTCATTCAGCATTCCCGTAAATGGACATCGCGCCAGCCTTCCAAATAA
- the proC gene encoding pyrroline-5-carboxylate reductase: MKKIAFIGAGAMAEALVKGLIAADHLPAEGIWLTNHANEARLQELHTAYGVSVTRNRTELLEDADVIILSMKPKDAEAAMIYLKEANLKPGQIIVSVLAGIHTSFLERYLPEGQPVVRVMPNTSATILEAATAVAAGVHAGSHEMQLVSSLFETVGTAVQVEEDDMDAVTAISGSGPAYLYYMMEALEEAGTQVGLDEAIGKQLLIQTFKGAAKMLEQSDLTPAQLRANITSAGGTTAAGIGVLEEKDVKAAIQACVQAAAARSKEMGQAFTK; this comes from the coding sequence ATGAAGAAAATAGCATTTATAGGCGCTGGTGCCATGGCAGAAGCGCTTGTTAAGGGATTGATCGCAGCGGATCACCTTCCGGCAGAAGGCATCTGGCTGACGAATCATGCTAATGAAGCAAGATTGCAGGAATTGCATACTGCTTATGGAGTATCGGTTACAAGGAATCGTACGGAGCTCCTGGAAGATGCAGATGTCATTATCTTATCGATGAAGCCGAAAGATGCAGAAGCAGCAATGATATATTTGAAAGAAGCGAATCTGAAGCCAGGACAAATTATAGTATCGGTTCTTGCAGGGATTCATACCTCGTTTCTGGAAAGATATCTGCCAGAGGGTCAGCCGGTAGTCCGGGTCATGCCAAATACATCTGCTACCATTCTGGAGGCGGCAACAGCTGTAGCTGCAGGAGTTCACGCCGGCAGTCATGAGATGCAGCTAGTGAGCAGCCTGTTTGAAACCGTCGGGACAGCGGTCCAGGTAGAGGAAGATGACATGGATGCTGTCACCGCCATCTCCGGCAGCGGTCCAGCTTATCTGTATTACATGATGGAAGCGTTGGAGGAAGCGGGTACTCAAGTCGGGTTGGATGAAGCGATTGGTAAACAGTTGTTGATCCAGACGTTTAAAGGAGCAGCAAAGATGCTTGAGCAATCTGATCTCACGCCAGCTCAGCTGCGTGCGAATATCACCAGTGCTGGCGGTACGACAGCAGCAGGCATCGGTGTATTGGAGGAAAAAGACGTCAAAGCCGCAATTCAAGCTTGTGTACAAGCTGCAGCAGCCCGTTCCAAGGAAATGGGGCAGGCATTCACGAAATGA
- the serS gene encoding serine--tRNA ligase yields the protein MLDMKYLRSNFDEVKQKLTNRGEDLTDLDKFGDLDERRRKLINETEELKAKRNEVSKQIAVLKKEKQDADAQIKEMREVGDQIKAYDEELRAVESELDMLLLSIPNIPHESVPVGESEDDNVEARKWGEVQQKDFEEKAHWDLAADLGILDFERAAKVTGSRFVFYKGLGARLERALINFMMDLHADEHGYQEMLPPYMVNRTSMTGTGQLPKFEEDAFKLDGWDYFLVPTAEVPVTNYYREEILKGDQLPQKFAAFSASFRSEAGSAGRDTRGLIRQHQFNKVELVQFVKPEDSYQVLEEITGHAEKVLQLLGLPYRVMSMCTGDLGFTAAKKYDLEVWLPSSGTYREISSVSNFEDFQARRAGIRFKRDDKSKPEFVHTLNGSGLALGRTVAAILENYQQADGSVKIPEVLIPYMGGKTEIR from the coding sequence ATGCTGGATATGAAATATCTACGTTCAAACTTTGACGAAGTAAAACAGAAACTTACGAATCGCGGGGAAGATTTGACGGACCTTGATAAATTCGGGGATTTGGATGAACGCCGCCGTAAGCTTATCAATGAGACGGAAGAATTGAAAGCGAAACGCAATGAGGTATCCAAACAGATTGCGGTCCTAAAAAAGGAGAAGCAGGATGCGGATGCACAGATCAAGGAGATGCGTGAAGTAGGCGATCAAATCAAAGCATACGATGAAGAGCTGAGAGCCGTCGAAAGTGAGTTGGATATGCTATTGCTCTCCATCCCCAATATTCCGCATGAGAGCGTCCCTGTGGGCGAATCCGAGGATGATAATGTGGAAGCGCGCAAATGGGGTGAGGTGCAGCAGAAGGACTTCGAAGAAAAAGCACATTGGGATCTTGCAGCTGATTTGGGTATCCTTGACTTTGAACGAGCTGCAAAGGTGACAGGAAGCCGCTTTGTATTCTACAAAGGCTTAGGAGCCCGCCTGGAGCGTGCTTTGATCAATTTCATGATGGATCTTCATGCGGATGAGCATGGTTATCAGGAAATGCTCCCGCCATATATGGTGAACAGAACGAGCATGACTGGCACCGGTCAGCTTCCAAAATTCGAAGAAGATGCATTCAAGCTGGACGGCTGGGATTACTTCCTTGTGCCGACTGCGGAAGTTCCAGTGACTAATTACTATCGTGAAGAGATCCTGAAAGGCGATCAGCTGCCGCAGAAATTTGCTGCATTCAGTGCTTCCTTCCGTTCCGAAGCGGGTTCCGCCGGCAGGGATACTCGTGGTTTGATCCGTCAGCATCAGTTCAATAAAGTAGAGCTTGTGCAGTTCGTCAAACCGGAGGATTCTTATCAGGTGCTGGAGGAAATCACAGGACATGCCGAGAAAGTATTGCAGCTGCTAGGGCTTCCATACCGTGTCATGAGCATGTGCACAGGTGATCTTGGATTCACTGCAGCGAAGAAATACGATCTGGAAGTTTGGCTGCCTAGCAGCGGTACGTATCGCGAAATTTCTTCCGTATCCAATTTTGAGGACTTCCAAGCGCGTCGTGCCGGCATTCGATTCAAACGCGATGACAAGAGCAAGCCGGAGTTTGTCCATACATTGAATGGATCAGGCTTGGCACTGGGACGGACGGTCGCTGCCATCTTGGAAAACTATCAGCAAGCAGACGGATCGGTGAAAATTCCGGAAGTGTTGATTCCTTATATGGGTGGGAAAACAGAAATTCGCTAA
- a CDS encoding serine hydrolase: MKHLLKASMIGLLAMLITFNTFLAKPLDTQAAEGLDIKAESAILIDANSGEILYAKKPDLTLPPASMTKMMSEYLILDAIAAGTISWDTTTQVSDYAYSISSNTDFSGTGLTQNKDYTVRDLYNAMAINSDNAATIVLAELVGGSETEFVKMMNEKAEEIGMKDYKFVNASGLSNSDLGDNRPKGTNVNDENLMTAKSTGILAYNLIKDHPEALEVSSVTQTDFDGKKITNWNWMLPDMPGYLKAYGYEGMDGLKTGHTDVAGYCFTGTAERDGQRYITVIMKSDSEEARFQETAKLLDYGFNQFKQTELYKAGTEIKDHASVPVAKGKEDSAAISLKDSVTTSVKNGEEDKYHLEYKVDKDKLNADGELVAPVKKGDKVGTATLVYDGDDQGNINGGSYTVDVVASEDVEKSNWFMLSLGAIGDFFASIFNSVADTVKGWF; this comes from the coding sequence TTGAAACATCTTTTGAAAGCATCGATGATCGGTTTGCTCGCGATGCTGATTACGTTTAACACTTTTCTAGCAAAGCCACTAGACACACAAGCTGCGGAAGGCTTGGATATCAAAGCGGAATCCGCAATTTTAATAGACGCCAACTCTGGCGAGATATTATACGCGAAGAAGCCAGATCTCACTTTACCTCCAGCAAGCATGACGAAGATGATGTCGGAATATCTTATCTTGGATGCAATCGCAGCAGGAACTATCTCCTGGGATACGACAACGCAAGTAAGTGATTATGCTTACAGCATTTCCTCGAATACGGATTTCTCCGGTACAGGACTCACACAGAACAAGGACTACACTGTTCGCGATCTATATAATGCGATGGCCATCAATTCTGATAATGCCGCAACTATCGTACTTGCAGAGCTTGTAGGTGGCAGTGAGACCGAATTCGTCAAAATGATGAATGAAAAAGCGGAAGAAATAGGCATGAAGGATTATAAATTCGTCAATGCTTCTGGACTTTCCAATTCGGACTTGGGGGATAACCGTCCAAAGGGAACAAACGTCAATGACGAAAACCTGATGACTGCAAAATCCACCGGTATCCTTGCTTACAACTTGATCAAGGATCATCCGGAAGCACTCGAGGTATCCAGTGTTACACAAACGGATTTTGACGGCAAGAAAATCACGAACTGGAACTGGATGCTCCCGGACATGCCTGGCTATCTGAAAGCTTATGGATATGAAGGGATGGATGGCTTGAAAACGGGCCATACAGACGTGGCTGGCTACTGCTTCACAGGTACAGCTGAGCGCGACGGGCAGCGCTATATCACCGTGATAATGAAGTCGGATAGTGAAGAAGCACGCTTCCAGGAAACAGCAAAGCTGCTGGATTACGGCTTCAACCAGTTCAAACAGACTGAACTTTACAAAGCTGGAACGGAAATCAAGGACCATGCTTCCGTCCCGGTGGCAAAAGGGAAAGAAGACAGTGCAGCCATCTCGCTAAAAGATTCGGTCACCACTTCTGTGAAGAATGGGGAAGAAGATAAATACCACTTGGAGTACAAAGTCGACAAGGACAAGCTGAATGCTGACGGCGAATTGGTCGCTCCAGTGAAAAAAGGCGATAAAGTCGGAACTGCGACACTTGTCTATGACGGAGACGACCAAGGCAATATCAACGGCGGCTCATATACTGTCGATGTCGTAGCATCCGAGGATGTAGAGAAGTCCAACTGGTTCATGCTCTCCCTGGGGGCAATCGGTGACTTCTTCGCCAGTATCTTCAACAGCGTAGCCGATACAGTCAAAGGCTGGTTCTAA
- a CDS encoding uracil-DNA glycosylase: MAKQLIDNDWQEILQDEFEKGYYKELRSFLKEAYQERTIYPDMHHIYEALKMTSFADTKVVILGQDPYHGPNQAHGLSFSVQPEVAIPRSLINIYKELADDIGCPIPSHGYLRKWAEQGVLLLNTALTVEAHQAGSHRGKGWEHFTDRVIESLNEKQDPVVFILWGRHAQEKQKLIDTEKHHTLTSAHPSPLSARRGFFGSKPFSKTNEILEANGLEPIDWCIPDL, translated from the coding sequence ATGGCAAAACAACTTATCGATAATGACTGGCAGGAAATTCTGCAGGATGAATTTGAAAAAGGCTATTACAAGGAACTGCGAAGCTTTTTGAAGGAAGCATATCAAGAGAGGACAATCTATCCGGATATGCATCATATCTATGAAGCGCTCAAAATGACATCATTTGCGGATACAAAGGTAGTCATTTTGGGACAGGATCCTTATCATGGACCGAATCAGGCACATGGACTCAGCTTTTCGGTACAGCCGGAGGTGGCGATACCGCGGTCGCTCATCAATATTTACAAGGAACTGGCGGATGATATCGGCTGTCCGATCCCATCACATGGCTATTTGAGGAAGTGGGCGGAACAAGGGGTGCTGCTATTGAACACCGCCTTGACGGTGGAAGCTCATCAAGCGGGCTCTCACCGGGGCAAAGGCTGGGAGCATTTCACGGATCGTGTGATTGAATCATTGAATGAGAAACAGGATCCGGTCGTATTCATCCTTTGGGGAAGACACGCACAGGAAAAGCAGAAGCTGATAGATACGGAAAAGCATCATACGCTGACCTCGGCCCATCCAAGTCCATTATCTGCAAGGCGCGGATTCTTTGGCAGCAAGCCATTTTCCAAGACGAATGAAATATTGGAAGCCAATGGATTGGAGCCGATTGACTGGTGTATTCCAGACCTGTGA
- a CDS encoding TRAP transporter permease: MNDKAMNDVLSDQEQQKLLEKYDSESNFRKLAGIMGAVVFFLLLAFSIYQLYTATYGNVPTQIHRSVHLGFGLVLIYLLFPAKRKSKVKRIAWYDYILAALGFYVGAYWPVMYDSIIAQGGQMTTLDFATGAIAVLLVLEATRRTVGLPIVIIAILFMAYAYWGRQLPDFIVHPGVDVDTLVNSLFFTTEGMLGTPIGVSSTYIFLFLLFGAFLVKTGVGQYFNDLALLVAGRRIGGPAKVAIFSSALQGTVSGSSVANVVTSGSFTIPMMKRLGYSKNFAGAVEASSSTGGQIMPPVMGAAAFLMVEFIGVSYWTIAKAAIIPAILYFSGIWIMTHFEAKRTGLRGLKKEELPDKKEVLSKLYLLLPILAMVFYLSSGLSIMRAALYGIVTCVLIALVRKEVYRHLYPIVFGVVLAAYLIYGGATGSLSIENGLIIAALATVIVSYFFDRNFLETIEALVDGARSALSVIAATAAAGIIVAVVTKTGLGLSLANSLVGLANEQLFWTLFFTMIASLILGMGAPTTANYIITSTIAAPAIILLGVNDLPAHMFVFYFGIMADITPPVALAAFAAAGISGGRPIATGVISTKLAIAAFIIPYMFVFAPELLLFGTSNYVEVAWIFLTAFLGMIVIGAGMIGYWFRRLYWPERLVAIAAALALIYPGVWLSMAGLIIFAALIACQYMFKRSEMNQPVAS; this comes from the coding sequence ATGAACGATAAAGCGATGAATGACGTATTGTCGGATCAAGAACAGCAGAAGCTGCTCGAGAAATACGACAGTGAATCCAATTTCAGGAAGCTTGCGGGCATCATGGGGGCAGTCGTGTTTTTCCTGTTGCTTGCGTTCTCGATATATCAGCTTTATACAGCTACATACGGAAATGTACCAACACAGATTCATCGATCCGTCCACTTGGGATTCGGGCTTGTCCTGATTTATTTATTGTTCCCGGCAAAACGCAAGAGCAAGGTTAAACGAATTGCCTGGTACGATTATATATTGGCAGCCTTAGGGTTTTATGTCGGTGCTTATTGGCCGGTCATGTATGACAGCATCATTGCCCAAGGCGGACAGATGACGACATTGGATTTCGCTACAGGTGCAATAGCGGTACTGCTCGTCCTGGAAGCCACCAGACGTACTGTCGGGCTCCCAATCGTCATCATCGCCATCCTTTTTATGGCATACGCCTATTGGGGCAGGCAGCTGCCTGATTTCATCGTCCATCCCGGAGTGGATGTCGATACACTCGTAAATTCGCTTTTCTTCACGACAGAAGGCATGCTTGGAACGCCGATCGGTGTATCATCAACCTACATTTTTCTCTTTCTTTTATTCGGGGCATTCTTGGTGAAGACAGGTGTCGGGCAGTATTTCAATGATCTTGCTCTGCTCGTTGCCGGAAGGAGGATCGGCGGACCGGCAAAGGTTGCCATTTTCTCAAGTGCATTGCAAGGGACGGTAAGCGGCAGTTCGGTAGCAAATGTAGTGACATCAGGGTCTTTTACCATTCCGATGATGAAAAGGCTAGGCTATTCCAAAAACTTCGCAGGAGCTGTAGAAGCGTCTTCTTCCACCGGGGGACAAATCATGCCGCCTGTGATGGGGGCAGCTGCTTTTTTGATGGTCGAGTTCATCGGTGTGAGCTATTGGACGATTGCCAAAGCGGCAATCATCCCGGCTATCCTTTACTTTTCCGGCATTTGGATCATGACCCACTTTGAAGCAAAGCGTACGGGTTTGCGGGGATTGAAGAAGGAAGAGCTTCCGGATAAGAAGGAAGTGCTAAGCAAGCTCTATTTGCTGCTGCCTATCCTGGCGATGGTTTTCTACTTGAGTTCCGGACTCAGCATTATGCGAGCCGCTTTATATGGAATCGTCACATGTGTCCTTATTGCCCTGGTCAGAAAGGAAGTCTACCGCCATCTGTATCCGATTGTATTCGGAGTCGTGCTGGCTGCTTATTTGATCTATGGCGGCGCAACCGGCAGCTTGTCCATCGAGAATGGGTTGATCATTGCCGCACTTGCCACTGTCATTGTCAGCTACTTCTTCGACCGTAACTTCCTGGAGACGATCGAGGCACTGGTGGATGGTGCACGATCTGCCTTAAGCGTAATTGCAGCGACTGCCGCGGCTGGTATCATCGTGGCAGTCGTAACGAAAACGGGTCTTGGTCTCAGCCTTGCCAACAGCCTGGTAGGTCTTGCGAATGAACAGCTGTTTTGGACATTGTTCTTTACGATGATTGCATCCTTGATTCTTGGGATGGGGGCACCGACGACAGCCAACTATATCATCACGTCGACGATAGCGGCACCGGCAATCATCCTATTGGGAGTGAATGATTTGCCGGCCCATATGTTTGTATTTTACTTTGGCATCATGGCTGACATTACACCACCAGTTGCCTTGGCGGCCTTTGCGGCAGCAGGTATATCAGGAGGCCGGCCGATTGCTACGGGAGTTATATCGACCAAGCTGGCAATAGCAGCCTTCATCATTCCTTATATGTTTGTGTTTGCCCCGGAATTGCTGCTGTTCGGAACATCTAATTATGTGGAGGTGGCCTGGATATTCCTTACCGCCTTCCTGGGCATGATTGTCATCGGGGCAGGTATGATCGGTTACTGGTTCCGAAGGCTTTATTGGCCGGAGCGCCTTGTTGCCATTGCAGCCGCCCTTGCCTTGATTTATCCGGGAGTCTGGCTCAGCATGGCTGGCTTGATTATTTTCGCAGCACTGATTGCATGCCAATACATGTTCAAACGATCTGAAATGAATCAGCCGGTTGCAAGCTGA
- a CDS encoding DUF1850 domain-containing protein, producing MRVRIILLISLMIMVLIVSYIFVPFRHIVACKDLQSDQLLAYLPVADGAHVSIRYTHSIHLSEVTEEYTIKQNRLYPYQLVYEDTAVGMPADADAKQQETFEMKDGKYYIRNMKGYREALHLTIGEVVANHQLVYQKQSYSLQENIGPGASIKIQAVYTNLWNLWKGERLE from the coding sequence TTGCGAGTCCGTATTATCCTTCTGATCAGTCTAATGATCATGGTACTGATTGTTTCGTACATATTTGTACCCTTCCGGCATATAGTCGCCTGTAAAGATCTGCAGAGTGATCAGCTTCTTGCTTACTTACCAGTCGCGGATGGGGCGCATGTGAGCATCCGTTACACCCATTCGATCCATCTTTCCGAAGTGACGGAGGAGTACACGATCAAGCAAAACAGGCTGTACCCATATCAGCTTGTCTATGAGGATACTGCTGTTGGCATGCCGGCAGATGCAGATGCAAAGCAGCAAGAGACATTCGAAATGAAAGATGGGAAGTATTATATACGGAATATGAAAGGCTATCGGGAGGCCCTTCATCTGACAATCGGAGAAGTGGTGGCGAATCACCAGCTGGTTTACCAAAAGCAAAGCTATTCTCTCCAGGAAAATATCGGACCAGGTGCCTCTATCAAAATCCAAGCAGTATACACAAATTTATGGAACCTATGGAAGGGGGAACGGCTTGAATGA
- a CDS encoding TAXI family TRAP transporter solute-binding subunit, with protein sequence MKMKKSLSAVILMTVMVLILSACGGGTAGGSGDSDGGDGGGQQFITLLTGGTEGTYYPLGGSIAEILNSNVENVKATATSTGASVENMNKLSEGNDDIVAFSQTDIAAYASEGTLMFDGKAIENIQAIGSLYPETIQIVATEDSGIQTVEDLKGKTVSIGAPGSGTNASAEDILGIHGLNVDDIEVQNLDFGESTAGMQDGTIDAAFITAGTPTGAVESLSATTPVTIVGLDEDKVNQLIEEKPYYAPYTIEAGTYSLEEPVETVSVNAMLVTTAGMDEELVYNMTKALYENTGDIGHQKAEFIKAETAADGVSIPFHPGAKRYLEEAGVELPSS encoded by the coding sequence ATGAAAATGAAAAAATCACTTTCTGCGGTAATCCTTATGACGGTAATGGTACTTATTCTCAGTGCCTGCGGAGGGGGTACAGCCGGGGGATCAGGGGATTCCGACGGCGGTGACGGCGGCGGACAGCAATTCATCACGCTGCTCACTGGAGGGACGGAGGGTACATATTACCCGCTTGGAGGAAGCATTGCAGAAATTCTTAATTCCAATGTTGAAAATGTAAAAGCGACAGCTACATCGACGGGGGCATCCGTTGAAAATATGAATAAACTGAGTGAAGGCAATGATGATATCGTCGCGTTCAGTCAGACGGATATCGCTGCCTATGCATCAGAAGGGACGCTGATGTTTGATGGGAAAGCAATCGAGAACATACAGGCCATCGGTTCCTTGTATCCGGAAACGATCCAGATTGTCGCAACGGAAGATAGCGGTATCCAAACCGTTGAAGATTTGAAGGGGAAAACCGTATCAATCGGCGCTCCGGGATCGGGAACGAATGCAAGTGCAGAGGATATCCTTGGAATCCATGGCTTGAATGTGGATGATATCGAGGTGCAGAATCTTGATTTCGGCGAATCGACAGCTGGCATGCAGGATGGAACGATCGATGCGGCATTCATTACAGCCGGTACACCGACAGGGGCGGTGGAAAGTCTTTCGGCTACGACTCCGGTCACGATAGTCGGATTGGATGAAGATAAAGTGAATCAATTGATTGAAGAGAAGCCCTATTATGCTCCTTACACGATCGAAGCAGGCACATACAGCTTGGAGGAGCCAGTTGAAACAGTATCCGTAAATGCGATGCTTGTGACTACAGCAGGCATGGATGAAGAACTTGTTTATAACATGACAAAGGCATTGTATGAAAATACAGGAGATATCGGCCATCAAAAGGCAGAGTTCATAAAGGCAGAAACGGCTGCTGATGGTGTAAGCATCCCATTCCACCCTGGTGCCAAGCGTTATTTGGAGGAAGCAGGAGTGGAGCTGCCTTCTTCCTGA